A genomic stretch from Megachile rotundata isolate GNS110a chromosome 1, iyMegRotu1, whole genome shotgun sequence includes:
- the Wdr62 gene encoding WD repeat domain 62 isoform X7 produces MMEPPVTSKVLRAPSLKRGQENVRIQDRIKLERVLGVTVSSNAALDCDATSELVAYPAGCTVVLFNPRKNTQAHVLNACRKTVTSLALAGDGRFLATGECGHMPNVRVWDISDPYNAVQIAEFSGHKYGINCVAFSPSNKYVVSVGSQHDMIVNVWDWRNNVKVASNKVSSKVKAVCFAENGNYFVTVGNRHVKFWYLEYSRSAKYKEPVPLMGRSAILGEQRNNDFVDVACGRGEMADSTYAITKTGLLCEFNNRRLLDKWVELRTSSANCMAVGDKYIFIGCAEGIVRCFSPSTLQFITTLPRTHYLGVDVAQGLSISHMSQHPANARYPDAIALAFDEQNNKLTCVYNDHSIYVWDVRDIRRVGKSHSFLYHSACIWGVEMYPTGSESVNAMPAGSFITCSSDDTIRVWNLEKDVSSNDTLYKRNIYSNELLKVLYIDPELTYLKDLDLAAAGSTEKSDASYDGRNGVRSIRVSPDGKHLASGDRSGNIRIHDLSSLEELCLIEAHDAEVLCLEYSKFSKFSAETHRLLASASRDRLIHVFSVDQGYNFLQTLDDHSSSITAVRFFNQSNQSNQIQMVSCGADKSIIFRQLQSTPGGMPQFARGHNAQGKTTLYDMEVDSGQKHVLTACQDRNIRVYNVATGKHSKTFKGSVGEDGSLIKVVLDASGIYVATSCTDKTLCVYDYYSGECMATMLGHSELVTGLRFSPDCRNLVSASGDGCIFVWRVPRDMVVTMQARLAQQAMRAGKRPPQVNGTGIEIQLDNETFGSPPPEFLDPNANPTSQNVGVDYRFSVGQLPLWAKKQINTNADESGTLGSNVRPLGVDLPKGRWAQRVQQGDGITVKSVYDSDEVIPFPPPRGAIDSDGGGGGGGSKDSSIDSGTETKCSSDYRRETMIIKREEDETVFQPCPDSYRELAEDTKQDHESTEHDGDVEDYSEGENGTTGSEKSHHRLMYYPAPEDTVSNQFTVNAMDVEELRRSQRRQKKPRNGESGRTSEMTASGSQEDSDSEGGASTPSAERNPLSMLSEASSEGFDQLAKQSHREKYLKNAFESLSGAEEPTNRNAKTTSISSQFHGRLSGGGDNAANNKVRNAAVVNATKQARGDADVVKKREELQRRIEETRRKLQSVGYKSLLKSSQSISDLSSHIPEKHHRSNRLSTGNKPGQQTHYSKPINPCKPIPNPKPSLKPQQLVNKVSGVGNALSKLDVPTENCLSKSPTTSCISDKTKSLNRPLTLTLKKTEKYKLSLNKPNQSLPESPVCEELKLLKEQCKKNVSRFARFAQKRRSCSYFIGLNDNEEDMENIAKSFESLPAMNERNIENLNDAMDDGDEGNGNFSDDSLEGDFKNPPRRCVSDYQINVHIDRRSDNHRINSSTYQTFPKRILTGSQESILSDASVESFSKGSAEILDYSHYDNDRHSSASFFLSRRKMQAGRSQESILTDESDYQMFPLHENMDHRSTESVLTDDSDSLVKSAPLEMLFDSHYKRKRQNSETYSGNPNNVIEASNNVQNSTNDSTSCRAVFRSKSLQDTRISKVRNENSYTEDDNVRPTTCIYYEFNFNDQNDGNVEMRIGSKSDTISRSNSLKVTKEPQSMLILNDFVAHKPPKPKRNSVRTQSMRNRARPAWNKFTVDSSLVKSDCDDPVNKSEARTPNVDAKLQGTESLHGSKRIEQLLQSSGYSLQSNEDKDTTATKFYSLQNRRSSDKVDVYETTRPMESFTYDQNDSSRQTCCFETQIPTKDTQETYDSLEPGGTSCELQNTSSNLLSTNERIDNLDASVDLRITRAIEGTVKLLSKEFENLVRREQYFMKEKCLRMTQEPNENFAKLEAERDGRYCSMKRDIRLFSGGEDSDFADTSAIDKSMMESGSSTSASSCTNSPKRMWPPASRCQSHMRWTKTLPTINQAILPSKHLYAVSGKVGNKNVNISTRSGLGNANSGNPSRHASTKNHSSHMTRSSSVGVLNQSDSESDVGAGNSRGWNNQTGNNRMSGLMRPTISSQNKINHQIKSNSSSNSNLPSVLRRRGMQGAYSSVNLSQVGNQEDSSSEDTSSNGNGGKPALPPRPRSISIDHSATNLSLPGTTVRRSGSTTIITNGRGGNSTIGQNTSRMSTTNRNQLDPSPQELPVKDTDRAIDVASAELGTDKSLVSTQLCNTIADELTRTADNVVQLYKRLTIDNEDDPSRGTIDRDTMLRGLESSVNETMRTLRLVVSGGDNHNDGSTSGDNVTMNEAAAKFQELLAGQDQGKVVNMMQQYSEMLLNLMQQRMGGTQSSHT; encoded by the exons ATGCACCGTGGTGCTGTTCAACCCTCGGAAGAACACTCAGGCCCACGTGTTGAACGCTTGTCGTAAAACCGTGACATCTTTAGCGCTCGCTGGCGATGGCAGGTTTTTGGCGACCGGCGAATGCGGTCACATGCCGAATGTTCGTGTCTGGGACATCTCCGATCCGTACAATGCGGTGCAGATCGCTGAATTTTCCGGACACAAATACGGCATTAACTGTGTG GCATTTTCACCGAGCAACAAGTACGTGGTGTCCGTGGGCTCTCAGCACGATATGATCGTCAACGTGTGGGACTGGAGGAACAACGTTAAGGTGGCGTCGAACAAAGTGTCGAGTAAAGTGAAGGCCGTCTGCTTTGCggaaaacggcaattactttgTCACCGTGGGCAACAGACACGTGAAGTTTTGGTATCTCGAGTATTCGCGCAGTGCCAAG TATAAGGAACCTGTGCCTTTGATGGGTCGGTCCGCCATATTAGGAGAGCAAAGAAACAACGATTTCGTGGACGTAGCCTGCGGCCGAGGGGAAATGGCAGACTCCACGTACGCGATCACCAAAACAGGCCTTCTATGCGAATTTAATAACAGGAGGTTGCTGGATAAATGGGTGGAGCTTCGT ACAAGCAGTGCCAATTGCATGGCCGTCGGGGACAAGTACATCTTCATCGGCTGCGCGGAGGGAATCGTCAGGTGTTTTAGTCCTAGTACGCTTCAATTCATCACCACGTTACCGAGAACGCATTACCTAGGTGTCGATGTTGCTCAGGGATTGTCCATTAG TCACATGTCTCAACATCCAGCGAATGCGAGGTATCCGGACGCGATCGCGCTAGCGTTCGACGAACAGAACAACAAGTTGACCTGCGTGTACAATGACCACAGTATCTACGTGTGGGACGTCCGGGACATCAGACGGGTCGGAAAATCCCATTCGTTCCTCTACCACTCCGCGTGCATATGGGGCGTGGAAATGTATCCTACGGGATCGGAATCCGTGAACGCGATGCCAGCCGGAAGCTTCATCACCTGCTCCAGCGACGATACCATTCGGGTGTGGAATCTCGAGAAGGACGTGTCCTCGAACGACACGCTGTACAAGCGGAACATTTACAGCAACGAGTTGCTCAAAGTGTTGTACATAGATCCAGAGTTGACTTACCTGAAGGATTTGGACTTGGCCGCAGCGGGTTCCACGGAGAAGAGCGACGCTTCGTACGACGGTCGAAACGGGGTTAGATCGATCAGGGTCAGCCCAGACGGCAAACATCTAGCTTCCGGAGATCGATCGGGAAACATTCGAATTCACGATCTCTCCTCCTTGGAAGAATTGTGCTTGATCGAGGCCCACGACGCCGAAGTGCTCTGTCTGGAGTACTCGAAGTTCTCCAAGTTTTCGGCGGAGACGCACAGATTGCTGGCCAGCGCTTCCAGGGATCGGCTAATCCACGTGTTCAGCGTCGATCAAGGGTACAACTTCTTGCAGACCCTCGACGATCATAGTTCTTCCATTACTGCCGTCAGATTTTTCAATCAGAGCAATCAAAGTAACCAAATTCAAATGGTGTCCTGCGGTGCCGACAAGAGTATTATTTTTAGACAACTACAATCG ACACCGGGAGGGATGCCTCAGTTCGCTAGGGGTCACAACGCTCAGGGAAAGACCACTTTGTACGACATGGAGGTCGATTCCGGGCAGAAGCATGTTTTAACTGCCTGCCAAGATAGAAACATAAGGGTTTACAACGTAGCCACGGGCAAACATAGCAAAACGTTCAAAGGATCCGTCGGCGAGGATGGGTCTCTCATTAAAGTTGTTTTAG ACGCGTCAGGAATCTACGTAGCTACCTCGTGTACAGATAAAACGCTGTGCGTGTACGATTACTATAGCGGTGAATGTATGGCAACTATGCTCGGTCACTCGGAGTTGGTGACAGGCCTGCGTTTTAGTCCCGACTGTCGCAACCTCGTATCCGCCAGCGGAGATGGTTGTATATTCGTTTGGCGTGTTCCACGCGACATGGTTGTAACTATGCAGGCGCGTCTTGCTCAGCAAGCGATGCGAGCTGGAAA GAGGCCGCCTCAAGTGAACGGCACAGGAATCGAGATACAATTGGACAACGAAACGTTTGGATCGCCACCGCCAGAGTTCCTGGATCCAAACGCGAATCCAACGTCGCAGAACGTAGGCGTGGATTACAGGTTTAGCGTGGGCCAGTTACCGCTTTGGGCCAAGAAGCAGATAAATACGAACGCGGACGAAAGTGGGACTCTCGGTTCGAACGTTAGACCTCTAGGTGTTGACTTACCGAAGGGACGATGGGCACAAAGGGTTCAACAAGGAGACGGTATAACGGTAAAGTCCGTCTACGACAGCGACGAAGTTATACCTTTCCCTCCGCCTCGTGGGGCGATAGATTCGGATGGCGGTGGTGGAGGCGGTGGTTCGAAAGACAGCTCCATCGACAGCGGTACCGAAACCAAATGCAGCAGCGATTATCGTAGGGAAACGATGATTATCAAAAGG GAAGAGGATGAGACTGTATTTCAACCTTGTCCAGATAGTTACAGAGAACTAGCAGAAGACACAAAACAG GATCATGAGAGCACAGAACACGACGGGGATGTCGAGGATTACTCGGAAGGAGAGAATGGAACGACTGGTTCAGAAAAATCACATCATAGATTGATGTATTATCCTGCGCCAGAGGACACGGTGTCCAATCAGTTCACTGTAAACGCGATGGACGTGGAAGAGCTTCGAAG ATCTCAGAGGCGACAGAAGAAACCCAGGAACGGAGAAAGTGGTCGAACGAGTGAGATGACCGCTTCTGGCAGTCAGGAGGACTCTGACTCTGAAGGAGGAGCATCGACTCCGAGCGCAGAACGAAATCCTTTATCCATGCTGTCGGAAGCTAGTTCGGAAGGATTCGATCAACTCGCTAAACAGAGCCATCGCGAAAAGTATCTCAAGAACGCTTTCGAATCTCTGAGCGGTGCCGAAGAACCTACGAATAGGAACGCGAAAACAACTAGTATCAGTTCTCAATTTCACGGAAG ACTTAGCGGTGGTGGTGACAATGCAGCTAATAATAAAGTTCGCAACGCGGCTGTGGTGAACGCGACGAAACAAGCAAGAGGCGATGCGGATGTCGTGAAGAAGCGCGAAGAGTTGCAAAGGCGAATAGAAGAAACTAGGAGGAAATTGCAAAGC GTTGGCTACAAATCTTTGTTGAAATCCAGTCAAAGTATATCGGACTTGAGCAGTCACATACCCGAGAAACACCATCGTTCCAACCGTCTGAGCACAGGTAACAAACCCGGTCAACAAACACACTACTCGAAACCGATTAATCCTTGCAAACCCATACCAAATCCAAAGCCCTCACTAAAACCTCAGCAACTCGTTAACAAAGTTTCGGGTGTGGGGAATGCGCTGTCCAAGCTAGATGTTCCAACTGAGAACTGCTTGTCCAAAAGTCCGACCACCTCGTGTATAAGCGACAAGACAAAGTCTCTAAATCGTCCGTTAACATTGACTCTAAAAAAAACTGAAAAGTATAAGCTGTCGCTGAACAAACCGAATCAATCGTTGCCCGAGTCGCCCGTATGCGAGGAGCTTAAGCTCCTTAAAGAACAGTGCAAGAAGAACGTGAGTCGATTCGCCAGGTTCGCTCAGAAAAGAAGATCGTGTAGCTATTTCATCGGGTTGAATGACAACGAAGAAGACATGGAGAACATAGCCAAATCTTTCGAAAGTTTGCCAGCGATGAACGAGCGTAACATCGAAAACTTGAACGATGCCATGGACGACGGAGACGAGGGGAATGGAAACTTTAGCGACGACTCTTTGGAAGGTGACTTCAAGAACCCTCCCCGACGATGCGTCAGTGATTACCAGATAAATGTACACATCGACCGCCGATCTGATAACCATCGAATTAATTCGTCCACGTATCAAACATTCCCGAAACGAATATTAACTGGCTCTCAAGAGAGTATATTATCAGATGCGTCTGTGGAGTCGTTCTCGAAAGGAAGCGCCGAAATCCTGGATTACAGTCACTATGATAATGACAGGCATTCCAGCGCGAGCTTCTTCTTGTCCCGTCGAAAGATGCAAGCCGGACGTAGCCAGGAGAGCATATTGACGGACGAGTCCGATTACCAGATGTTCCCGTTGCATGAGAACATGGACCATCGAAGTACGGAAAGTGTATTAACCGACGACTCCGATTCTTTAGTAAAATCCGCGCCACTCGAGATGTTGTTCGACTCTCATTacaaaagaaagagacagaactCTGAAACTTACAGTGGCAATCCTAACAACGTCATAGAAGCATCGAACAATGTACAGAATTCTACGAACGATTCGACGTCCTGTAGAGCAGTGTTCAGATCCAAGTCCCTCCAAGATACGAGGATAAGCAAAGTGAGGAACGAGAATAGTTATACGGAGGATGATAACGTGCGACCAACGACCTGCATCTACTAcgaattcaattttaatgatcAGAACGACGGAAACGTTGAGATGAGAATCGGAAGCAAGTCAGACACTATATCGCGGAGCAATAGTCTGAAGGTGACCAAAGAGCCGCAGTCGATGTTGATCTTGAACGACTTTGTTGCTCACAAACCTCCAAAACCGAAGCGAAATTCTGTGCGGACGCAGAGTATGCGCAACAGAGCTCGCCCAGCCTGGAATAAATTCACCGTTGATTCTTCTCTCGTGAAGTCCGACTGCGACGATCCCGTGAACAAATCGGAGGCTCGAACGCCAAACGTGGACGCGAAATTGCAGGGAACGGAATCACTGCACGGTTCGAAAAGAATCGAACAGTTATTGCAATCATCAGGGTACTCTTTGCAATCCAACGAAGACAAAGACACTACGGCAACCAAGTTTTACAGTTTGCAAAATCGTCGTTCCTCGGATAAGGTTGACGTGTACGAAACTACCAGGCCAATGGAAAGTTTCACTTACGATCAGAACGATTCCTCTCGTCAGACTTGCTGCTTCGAGACGCAAATTCCCACGAAGGACACGCAAGAAACTTACGACTCTTTAGAACCTGGAGGTACCTCCTGCGAACTACAAAATACTTCCTCAAATCTATTATCCACGAACGAGCGAATCGACAACCTGGATGCTAGCGTCGATCTTAGAATCACCAGAGCCATCGAAGGAACTGTTAAACTGTTGTCGAAAGAGTTCGAAAACTTGGTCAGAAGGGAACAGTACTTTATGAAAGAGAAATGTCTGCGCATGACTCAAGAACCGAATGAAAATTTCGCGAAGCTCGAAGCCGAGAGGGATGGTAGATATTGTTCGATGAAACGGGATATAAGATTATTCTCCGGTGGCGAAGATAGCGATTTCGCGGACACGTCAGCAATCGACAAATCGATGATGGAGAGCGGTTCCTCGACGTCCGCTTCGAGCTGTACTAACTCGCCAAAGAGGATGTGGCCACCAGCCTCGCGTTGTCAGAGTCACATGAGATGGACTAAGACTTTGCCTACCATTAATCAGGCTATACTACCATCCAAGCATCTCTACGCAG TTTCAGGAAAAGTAGGTAATAAGAACGTGAACATTTCGACGAGAAGTGGACTAGGAAATGCGAATAGCGGGAATCCGTCTCGGCACGCTTCGACGAAGAATCATTCTTCTCACATGACAAGAAGCAGTAGCGTTGGTGTTTTAAATCAG AGTGATTCAGAATCGGACGTTGGAGCAGGAAACAGTAGAGGATGGAATAATCAGACAGGAAATAATCGAATGAGCGGATTAATGCGACCAACGATCAgttcacaaaataaaataaatcatcaaATAAAATCGAACTCCTCTTCCAATAGTAATTTGCCGTCAGTTCTTAGAAGGAGAGGCATGCAGGGAGCATATTCGAGTG TAAATCTAAGTCAAGTGGGTAATCAAGAAGATTCTAGTTCAGAGGACACGTCTTCCAATGGAAACGGTGGAAAACCAGCGCTTCCTCCGAGACCTCGAAGCATCAGTATTGATCATTCTGCTACAAA CTTAAGTCTGCCTGGCACAACGGTGAGGAGATCAGGGTCGACGACAATTATAACAAACGGTCGAGGTGGAAATAGCACGATAGGACAAAACACGAGCAGAATGTCAACAACAAATAGGAATCAGTTAGATCCTAGCCCACAAGAGCTTCCGGTCAAAGATACCGATCGTGCCATCGATGTAGCAAGTGCTGAAT TAGGCACGGATAAATCATTAG TGTCGACG